From the Schistocerca piceifrons isolate TAMUIC-IGC-003096 chromosome 2, iqSchPice1.1, whole genome shotgun sequence genome, the window TGCCATTCCCCGCTGTTACCGATCCTCCCGCTGCATCACAGGAGCCGGCCATGCTGCAGGATGCCCCGGTGGTAGACCAATCTGTGCGGCCGGCTTCAGACGCCCCCAGTCCGGATGTCTCCGCGCATGTGGAACCTCCGCGGACGGTAGTGATGGACGTGGTCTCTGACGTGACGCCCGAGACGGGAGCGGACTCCGAAACACCTAGTGTGGGACAGTCTCAACCTTCAGACGCGGAGGAAGCCCATACTTCTCGGCACCAACAAAAGAAGCGCAAGAAACAACGTACCGCGCCCCCAGATGCCGGCGAAGCAGCTCGCCCATATCGTGAAAAAGCCACACGGATTGCACAAACGCAGCGCGGCACTCCGGCGACGAGTTCTGTAACAGACCAGGCCCCTACGCAGCGAGAGGCCATCCCCCCTGGTCACTGTGGCGTTGACGCCTGCAGTGCGACCCCCATGGATGTGAGTACGACGCGACCCCCTTGAACCATGTGATGAGCCGGATCGAAACCTTCCGAACTTGCACCGCCCCGCCCCTGTGCATAATGAAGTCAATTGGGCTGATGATGTTGAGTTTGACGCTCAGGATTCCGGAACGACGGACCAACCACTGGCCGTGGACGACACCCATGCTACCATGGGTAACGCATTACGACCAGGATCAAGTGAGCCGGTCGACGGCTCGGAGAAAGGACAGCGAACCTAAAAGCAGAAGGTGTCGCGGAGTTGTGTCCAATGAACCCTCAACAGGCGTATCGCATAGCGACAATCAACATTAATAAAATCAGCAGTGCTCGCAAACTGCAGCTTCTCAGTGACATGTTACGAGCGGCGGAAGTCGATATCGCCCTGTTACAAGAGGTCAGGGAGTCGGATCTCCAGTCCTTGCGCACATATACCGCTCATGTCCATCCTGGTACCGCACACGAATTGGGCACTGCCATCTTAACCAAAGAGGGTCTCGAAGTTACGGACGTTGCTTTTCTACCTTCGGCGAGAGGTACAGCGCTTACGCTCGCTGGCGTCCGCattattaatgtctacgctccatCTGGCTCAAGCAATAGAGGCGCCCGCTCGGAATTCTATAGGACTGACATAATGCCCCTGTTCGCGGGCAGGTACGATCACGTCGTTTTCGGGggtgacttcaactgcgtgctGTCACCCCGTGACCAGACGCCGAACTACAACACATGCCCGGAGCTCTCTGCCATTATACGTGACATGGCCTTGCTGGACACATGGACCTGCCTTCATGGAGAAGCGCCGGGGTTCACGTACTTCACGGCTACGTCAGCGAGCCGCCTGGACCGCATATATACGTCGCGCGGGCTTCGTCTCAGTCTTCAGCAGTCGGAACTCTGGCCGACGATCTTTTCAGATCATTTGGCATATATCTGCACCATCACTCCGGCGCACCAGGCAACCTATCGCGGCAGAGGATTGTGGATATTGAATGTCGCTGTTCTGCAGGATCGTGATTGCCGTGTACAAGTCACCGACACCTGGACGAAATGCTTACGTCGCACACACGCCTATCAGTCGGTGCTCCTCTGGTGGCTACATAGCGCCAAACCGGCCTTGAGGAGGACACTAATGAACTACTCCCGCGAGAGGATGCAATGGTACTATGACACGGTGGAATTTTACTTTAGTGTTCTCCGTGACATGTACAACCGTCCCGCACAACGACCGGTTAGTCTTGTAGAAATCAACCGCGTCAAAGCCAAACTGTTGCATCTCATGCGCCACAAGATGGATGACACCGTCATTCGAGCACGACTGGGATATGAGGTCGCGCACGAACGACCCTCATTGCACCACGTGGTAGGGGAAAAGAGGCAGTATACACGGAAACTCATCACGGCACTTCGGACGGTGGACGGCCGGCGGAGTACTATGCCAGTCTGTACTCGCAGAAGACAACAGATCGAGAGGCACTTAATGACATACTCACGGCCCTGCCGCGCCGACTCGATCGCGCCACTGTTGATGCACTGCAGGAAGATGTGACGGAAGAGGAAGTGGCGACGGCCTTGGCAAAGGGTCGCAAGAATAAATCCCCTGGGCCCGATGGACTGCCTATAGAATTCTACAGAGAATTTCAAAGTATCCTAACGCCGATGTTGAGACAGTTGTGCCAGGAGCTACTCAATCCTGATGTGGCAGTCCCTCGCGAATTTACGCAGGGACTCGTCATTCCAGTCCCGAAGACATCTTCCGGATACTCTGTGCATCAATTCCGGCCGATAACACTGCTTAACAGTGATTACAAACTCTTTGCACGACTCCTGGCCCTTCGCTTCCGACCGGCCCTTACACAGTTAACGGGAAAAGACCAGACTGGAGTCGGTGACAATCGCGCTATTCATATGGCGTTATGTGACTACCGTGATCTGATAGCCATCGCAGATGCGTGTAGAATGCAAGGTGCCATGCTTgctgtcgacttagagaaagcctttgatgcAGTCGGCCATGACTTTCTCcgcgaaacactgacggcgatgagtGTTCCACAACGGCTCATTGCGTCTGTCTTGCGGCTTCTTCATGGATCAGAGTCAATGGTCTTAGTAAACGGACTTTTAGCAGGACCCGTACAGATACACTGCTCTGTCAGACAGGGGTGTCCCCTCTCCATGAGCTTGTTTGCCCTTGCGATTGAGCCGCTGTTGGTTCAACTCCACACAACGCTACGGGGCGTCACTGTGCGAGATGATAAATTTGTGTACCGGGCttacgcggatgatgtcgtcatCTTAGTACGTTCGAACGCAGAGATTGACATGGCAATAGCTCTGATTGAGAGATACGGCAAAGCGGCTGGTGCACAGCTCAACAGGCGGAAATCGggaattatgcacattggacgcggGTTACCCGCGCAACCAGAAACCCGCATTAAGGTGCTTACAGAGATGAAATGTTTGGGAGTAACGTACACTAAGAATATGCGCCGCACGATCGCTCTCAACTACAAACGCCTCTTGCACAATATCCGCGCCAGTATCCGACTGCACACCTTACGGTCCCTCGATGCGCTGCAAAAGGTCGAATTCGTTAACGCCCACCTGGTGTCGAAGATTATATATATAGCGCGAATATTTCCCATGCCGCGGGCGACAGCGGACAGACTCCAGGCAGTCTTCGGCCATTACGTGAACCACGGATGTCTCTTTAAAGTAAGTAACGCGACGCTCACTCTCCCGCTGACAGCTGGGGGCCTCGGACTCATCAATGTCTACGTCAAGGCCTTGGTGTTGTTCGTGCGACTGACGCTATGGCATTGGAAACGCGACCACAACCGTCTGATCTCCTTCCTCCTGACGGAAATCGTGCCACCCAACCTGGACCCGCCGATCGATATTCACCACATCCCAACGGCCTTGTGTCACTGCCGTACTTTTCTGCTGGACTACAGTTACCTGCGGAAGATGCTGCGCATTGACGACCTGCCCGCAGTCCGCAGTGTGTACGGCACCCTCATGTTGCGACAGCGACGGAATGTGGTTGAAAGCAAATATCCTCGGTACGACTGGACTGCGGTCTGGTGCAATATCCACCCCCCTAACTTACCGACAGCGGCGCGGGCCACATGGTACTATTACGTGAATCATAAATACCCAACGCAGTCACGTCTGAACCAGATTCATCTCGCGGCATCGCCTCTGTGCCCGACGTGCCAACTGCAAGATACGGACCTCCACCGGCTAGTTTGCGGGGCTGCAAAGGACGTGTGGCAACTGCTTTGTCGCCTATTGGCCTTCATCCAACGCACGGCGCCGCACGCCATTTCAATGATGTCCCTACTCTGCCCTGATGATAACCCGTACCCGCGAACGAAGAGATACGCAGTACATTGGCTAATGGGGGTAACTGTGTACTACCTATTCAGCACGTCGGAGCATGACGTAGGAGAGTACAGATCATTCTTGGAGAACGAACACTCGATACTGAAGCGAACACAGACATACCGCAAACATTATGCCAATTTTCTTATGAAGGTGTTTGAAGACTTTCTGGTGAACCGTTGACGATAGGCATGAGCAGTTAGTCTATATATCGCTGTATGGAGATGGTGGTATCTACACATGTAACAATTGTGTAACGATACACAAAGAATCCATGCATAAAAAAAAGGACCTCTTCGAATTCACCGGTTATAAATTTGCATCGAGAAGACGGCCTAGCGTCCGGAAGGTCGGAAAGTCTATCTCCCCATTGTCCCCAGCGGACATGCGTTTCCGGAAGGGAACCATATGATTTTGGCCCAGGAGGGGCATCTTCATTTTCATGTTATaacgtataaaaaaaaaaagtggttaaggagttggaaaaaaaagtggctgggatacctggctctcacccaggaggcccaggttcgattcccggaattaaaaaaaaataaaaaataaaaataaaataaacaagtggctaggatacctggctttcacgcaggaggcccgggttcgattcccggtaccggaacggaattttttccacacgaatcgtgacaagtttgagctgtccgagcggccgtttcccgtcctgctcgcaatatagctactgtttcgtgaccgtcagcagaatatagactagggaagcagacacacgacgaacatagaaatggtgtatggcttcatgccacctgtttccagcgtagggctgagcaactgcatctggcgaggcccgttagctcagttggttagagcgtcgtgctaataacgcgaaggtcgtgggttcgatcccgccacgggccactactcttttactactacgaaaaggcagcgccgatttcagctggcgagtgtgatgaccaaaagatcatcaccctgcgtggaagttgacagaggatccgaacccgactcgtcgggaagcgctacagcattcactcggcaatggccataatatcttgaatacactggttctcaaccgataaagagaaaatgaaagaaaatgtccgattgccgatgcgtaacaactttggcccttgtcagtacttgggcgggtgagcgcatgggaacacagggtactattggcagttttacttcctatttttgtttctcctttgttttcggagctacagcccgattcggtcagggagacgccaccgtgaaatgaagggggcgtgctgcgtgtccatcgcctcgcctctccttacctctctcagtcgtttctcgtgcttgtcgttttgatataggccgatttgagagcgtcagctctcgcgtcagctgagcaaagacacactaagggctggtatgcagcgagtaggaggccggaaaaacaataatttaagagcgtgTGGCagaagtactcatacgcgaaattaaaagcctgctgcggtggacgggaatcgaacccggatcaactgcgtggaaggcaactatgctgaccattacactaccaccgcacaagcgagcgccccgcttccgcgctgtgtcggcttcccgcccgtcggcagcggccgaaggtaatcgtacctggcaggcgcatttcgaggtgggctaggggagcacatccagacgcattcggacaacgtatccgcgcacatttcgcatcctttggcaagagtcggcgccggcgacgcaagagtacgcagaggaccgcgttctggcggcatttttaagcagtgcagtgcaggattcagcatctgcagcatcttctccacggaatgctacggcgcttgacggcagtcccactttcccttgagacatctgctcgggaagcagcgtgaacgcaccgctggcccgagcatcgttggttcagtggtagaatgttCGCCTACCatgcgggcggcccgggttcgattccctgccgatgcatcattttgcttttcccgcgataatgctgccgcgtggcttgcgcgcttgagatgcacgatccacaagaatgtatagctgGGTTCctttgagaagaaccgag encodes:
- the LOC124775304 gene encoding fibrous sheath CABYR-binding protein-like, giving the protein MPLTYVAAARGAAVPFPAVTDPPAASQEPAMLQDAPVVDQSVRPASDAPSPDVSAHVEPPRTVVMDVVSDVTPETGADSETPSVGQSQPSDAEEAHTSRHQQKKRKKQRTAPPDAGEAARPYREKATRIAQTQRGTPATSSVTDQAPTQREAIPPGHCGVDACSATPMDLPRQDREDSSAGKEQDIAAAKRKLEQASEQLPQRPRKYSVPSQPAVTSCGGQAEATQSSGDARPPPPPDSHSPWWQQQEDEGGQ